Below is a genomic region from Helianthus annuus cultivar XRQ/B chromosome 2, HanXRQr2.0-SUNRISE, whole genome shotgun sequence.
TTGGATGAAAATGTCAAGATTTCAaattttggatccagatgcggaaaaacaaacctttggacgaacgtctcaaaactggccaaacctcaaagacgaaaatggcattttactcttgcTAAATTCATATTGAAAATAAGTTAGGTTGATTTTAATCACCAAACAAAAACTCTGGTGACAGGAGTTTAACTTTGGTGTGGAATATATACTTCTTATCGCGTTTAAAGAGAGCTCGTTGGGTGAGGTGGCAGATGACGTGTTGACATCTTTTGCAAAATTACTAATGGAGTTTCCTTCATTAATTGTCCAGTTTACAAAAGGTATTGTCAATGTATTCATGGTTCTTTGACACAAAATCAACCCTATTAATATTAGTTCATGCATCAGTGACTCATTTTATAGTTATTTTGACTTTCAGGGTCAAATTTCAATCCTGACAGCAAAGACTACACTCATGCTGTAGTGATTCGATTTCGATCGTGTGAGTTATTACCCAGCTCCTTTGACTTGCAAACTTATTGCTTTTGCGCTTTTTGTAGCTGACCATTTTGGTTTTTTACAGCTGATGCGTTTGACATTTTCATGGGCAGTTCAGAATACAAAGATGTAATAATATTTGAACATGAACTTTTTTATAGTATATGTTCAAGGTCTAAGTATAGTCAAAATGCTAATATTAAGTTGACTAATTTCTTTCGGTTATGGTATTATATGAGCAGATTTGGAGGTCGAAGTTTCATCCCATCACCGAGAAGAAACTATCGATTAGCTTTTCTGTAGATCCCGTCGGTAAGGAGTTGATGTAGCAAGATTCACTGATTTTAGGTTTGTTTCCTGTTCCTTTTGAACTCAGATTATCAACCCCGAACAGTCAACTTTTGATTTTGCGTAGTTTGACTTTGAATGGCAAACTGATTATTTACAAATTTTATAAGATTATCCGGACATAAATCGCCAATAACAGATGACATGATTAAACTTTTCTTTAGTATAATTGTTTTTATGCTCATTATAGTCTTGAACTAGCAGCTATGTTATTTAAtctgtttaaaaataaataattaataatataaatGATTTCAGGGTTACATAGCAAGCCATTCTTGTTCTTGGATGTTCTGCTTTTTGAGAGAAAAGCCTGCAGCTGATTTACTATTTTCTGCAGATGATTTATtttgtaataatatattaaatattccAAGTTGTATCAATTCATTACTCGCTTAAAAAAGAGTCCTCTTTACCATAAATTTTCCCAGGGTTTATAACCTTGACCCACAAGGCCTGTTGAATCTGTAGGTTGTGAAATTAGAGGTATTTCGAATCACAAGTTCAACGACAACTTGTGGTTTTAATGCCTGGATCGATAACTCATGAGTGGCGATATGTCCGATTTTGTGAATTATCACCTTATTAAGAGACGAGACAAGTTGCGCTTATTCACCGTCATTGGATAGTGGTTGTTGGTTATTCTACCGACCAATAGTTTTTAGAGATTTTGTCTTCTAGCTCACTTAAGGGTTGTAGTATCCGGTAGGAAATTGATTGGAGATAAGTACGTGGTACATGATGCTACCAACAAAAGGCATgtaattttttgttttgtttttggaGTCTTATTAGGAGGGTCGTATGTAATATCTCACAGTTGATGACTTACAGTTATCGGTTGAATGATCCTTGTAtgcaatgtttttttttaacttaccAAAAGAGGCGAGCACAACTAGTGGGTGGCCTATGTAATGGCCCGATGTTATGCTCGAACTCAAACAAAAACCACACATGTTTCTCTAAGGGTATGTACCTTCCCAACAAAAACCACACATCTCAACACCTATTTTATCATTGTGGCTATGCATGTATTGATTGATCCTCACATTCCTCTCATTACGTTATGAACTACCCAAAAAATAACACATATATGTGTTATATCCAACAGATGATTTTCTAACAATATGTACCTTCTCAACATTATGTTAAACATGTTGACGTTCACACATTCTCGTCTATTGATAAGTTAACAATGTCTACACATAGTTTTGTCCGAAATAATTTAACGGTCTAGTTAACAATATAATGCAAGACGGACAACATATGATGCTTGGTTGTACTTAATCTTTGTAATTAAGGCGGCAGAGTAACATGAGTAAAAGTACAtgtaatttatttaatttaactTTATCGTAAATTTCATAGGTAACTAAATTAGAGAAATAATATATCGTTTCGGGTGGATAATACAAGCTATATAACTAATGAGTTATAAATCGTCTTCATAACAACAATCTAAGCTTATTCTTTTTTGCTTTATTGTTCAATAACTTCCTAATCATACAAACAAGAAGAGTAAAGTgcacggatggtccctatggtttattaatattttggatttggtccctagctttccaaaagtacacggatagtccctgtggttcgCACTTTGTAATGCATTCAGTCCTAGCCAACAAATCTAGAGGTTTTAGCATGCCTAAGTtaaggactaaatgcgttacaaagtgcaaatcacCGGGGCCATCCatgtatttttgaaaaaaaaaaactgaggactaaatgcgttacaaagtgtaAACATAtagaccatccgtgtacttttataAAGCTAAGAACCAAATAAAAAATTTGTTAAACCATAAGGACAATATGTGTAATTTACTCTACAAACAAAGTACAAACTCAGTATAATAACCTAACCTAACTTGCCCTTTATGTGGAGGCATAGTGTTAACAAATTTAATTAATGAAGAGACTTTTCTACTAACTACAAAACAAAATTTCCTAATAGAAAGCCCAACATCCCTTGACCCTTATATTGATGTGAAAGTATACCACTCAAAAGTCCAAGGTTGTAAATTTATAAGAAAAAAATGATTTTGATTCACACTAGTTGCACAAAATAagtcataaataaatattatcatGTACCGTGTTAgataaaaacattacataaacaataAACTCAGTGCATCAAAGTTCATCAAATTTCATATATGATAAAGATAAGCTTTCTAGGTGTGGGTAGAGTAACCGAACGAATTACACTCCTGTGTGTACAAATTTTTTAACAGCGATTTTTTTTACTCATGTGGGTAGGGTTGTGCATGGATCGGTTTTGGCTCAAAACCATAACTATAACCAtgatgtcggttattggataatcataaccataaccgatcggtcgGTTATGGCGGTTTTGGTCAATCGGTTTTGAAGGTTTTAGCAGACCGATTATGGGTGGTTAACCATGAATTTAGGCCTACCTAAAAATAGATCACTTAAAaaacatggaataaattgttattacatatttctatatattagtatattacatagtacTAAAAACATATATAATCTATTATATTACTATCGAATATTAAAACAAACTAACATGATATATTCCagaaattcaaataaacattcaaccaacaTGACAGCATCTTATGCcccatttttttcttgacaaacGGAAAAAAGGACATGGCTCGATTTGAATTTTAAGTTATTTAATTGGGAGAAAAACGAtacgagtgacctaattagaacacttttaaaacttagTTACTATTATGTGACATTTTCCCTATAAACTCATAAATACTAAAACGTTCAACCAAAAATaccaaatataaaaaaaaacggTGAAAATCCTAAATCCGACAAAGAGTTTGCTATATGTTGGTTTGGTTcagttatggtgggtatggaaacattgataaccataaccgatccgctactttcggttttcagaAGAACAATTAACCGACCCATTGGTTTTTGGTAGGGTTCGGTTTTTGCGGTTAATTTGATTATGGGTCGGTTAATTCAGTTTTTTACACACCCCTACATGTGGGAGTTGAACTTAAGACCTCCAATCCTAAGTGTTTTAAGAGGCTTTCTCTCTGCCACTTCAACCGGTTTGATTTGTCTTTTTTTTTGAAGGTATAGTTAGCATTTTGGACCACAATTTTTTTCATCAAAACCGTCTGAACCGGACCATGAACACTCCTGTTAAATAGGTTGGTTCTTTATCAATAACTCAGGAAGTTGATTTCTGTTTCTTAGTTCTCTACCTATTTGTGACTAGCAATTGTGTATTTATGTTCATAACACAACATTTTCACTTCACTAAAATTTACAGTTTGTAATCTTCAACTCATGAAACTATCAATAACAAAAAGAATCCTAACAAGGTCCTAACATGACACTAGTTTCTATAATTTGGGCGGGGCCgggtcgggtcaaggagagagcATAAGCTCAGCCCAAGCTAATGAAGTCGCCTTCATCTCCGAAGAAGATGATGTGTCGATTTTGCTTTCCAAAATGGCACACAAGTCTTTCATCGACGTTTGATCTCTGGGCCGTAAATGAATGCACATAGAAACCACTTCACATATCACTTTCAAATCTTCTTCCTTGAAATATTTCAGTGCAGGATCTACAACTGAACCCATCTCATCTTGCTTCGCAATATAATCTTTCGCCTGTTTCAATATTCAACGTTTTCGGTTTATAAATAGACAGAATAGAGATGTAAACTTCTGGCACGACACAAACCTAACACAAAATCTACACGTTTGTGCTTAGTCTAAACGGGCCAGGTCAATTTTGGAGGAACCCGTGAACAAGTTTAGCCAAAAGGATCGTGTTCGGGTCGACCTAGTTGGTTACCGGTTGACCCGTTAATATTTTAGAATTTAAAAAAGATACGTATTTTACGTAGATATGTATTTTTGGTTGAACAAGTTGTGTTCGTGTAAAAAGGCAAAAACTTGTGTTGTGATGTCCAACATGATTTTCGGGTTGGTATCAAATTTCCGGGTTCGTATTGACCCAACAACCCGTGAACACAACCCGCAACGTTATAAAACTAGAAAAAATTTCTTACCCAATCTACGAGGCAACCTTTGTCCTTACAGAAAGAAGGGCGTCCGCTAACGATTTCCAAAAGAAGAACGCCAAACGAGTAAATGTTACCCTGAACATCCAGGTGGCGGTCTTCAAACGAGCTCGGAAGAACGCAAATATCACCTTCGTGGCTGATGGACCGCGAGTTGTTTTCCGATCTTGAAACAATAGTTTTCCAGCTTTCAAAATCAACGAGCTTCACAAAAGCCAAAAGAGATACATACCATCTTAAAGATCCACATAAACTATAACTGCGGtattaaatttatttaaatgTGGGTATTAAAGTATACCTTTGGTGAAAAATCTTCAGTTAGATATACTGCACTAGAGTTTAACTCGGATAGAGTAAACGGTGGCTCAATTTCGGTGTGAAGATACTTTAAACCTTTAGCTATGCCTATAATGATCTTCATTCTCCTTGACCAACTTAGGTTGCACCCTTCTTCATCTGACATAAAATGAAAGCTAGCCCATTAACTTATGAACAGGTCACTTCGGGTTATGTTTCATCGCTAACGAGCCACAAATGGATCAAGAATCGGCCACGGTTCATTTTTAGTGCATAAATCTCATATGTCGCTTTCTTCAATAAGtagattatattatattaataaaatatatatataggggatggatcatgagaaactAAGAAACTTCCAAAAAAAGCTtgaaaaacacacaattttttttaaaaatatttttggctGTAATCTACATTTTTGAAATACAAAAAATGTTAAGCTTTTTTTGGTACTTTTTTAGTTTTCTCACATTTaagtagttttctcatgatccgcTCCCTATACATATATATCGACAAATGGTGTTTTAGGTCAACCTGACCCATACAAAAGATATTTgctttgacccgttacccaacccaCCAATTTGTCATCTCTaggcatggttgtaaaaatcgcgCCTAGCCTACGATTAGTtaccgattaatcgctagtcctAGGTTCACCGATTAATTTTCATCTGATTGGCCAATTAATCGCTAGGCGGTAAACAGTGGTCAAATCCGGTCCTAATCGGCCAAAAATCAGTGGCAGTCTAGTGATTTTGGCCAAATTCTGGCCAAAGCCTGTAAATTCCGGAAGATAATCCTATCTACTTCAAAATATGTGTGGAAGAATgtgttaaaacatgtctacttaAAATAGTTGCATATAAAATGTGTATATTCATATAAAACTTAATACTACATATAAAATCCTGATCCAActaatcccgattaatcgctagtcggtactTCACTGGCCGACTAGCGCCTAGCAATTCTTACAACACTGTCTCTAGGTAACATATACAGAATAAAGAATACGATAAACTTACAATGGAGATGCTCATACAACGTTCCATTTGATGCATACTCAAAAACTAACATTCTTGTAAACGGATGGCTATCTATACAATACCCGAGCAATTTCCCCGTGTTTTCATGATTTAGCCTTGCCAAATCGATAACCTGAAAAACCCGAGAATTTCAGAAAAATAACAATAAAGTCGGGTTCATAAAAATGAACCcgactttttgtttttgttatttgttAACATTTTACCTCTTTCTGATAATAAAGTTCAAGATATCCGGTCCAATGCTCTTCTTTAACACAAAGAGATATGACCGCAATTTCGGGCCCGCCTTTCATAATTCCTTTGTACACCAGACTATCGGCTGAAGACCCGATAATGTTGCTAAAATCCTCACAAGCAACCTCGAGTTCTTGTCGACTATATTTCGTCACGTCTTTTAACATGTCGGAATCGATAAAAACCGTCGTGTGATCTTTATAGCTAGTGGATTTACTCCACatgttcaaaacaaaaggtttgCTTTTGTATCTCAAAACAACAGCGAAAACTGCAATGAGAAAAAGTGACCCGATTATTACACCCGTTACGACCTCGACCGCTAAAATCCACGTGGGTTTAGAATCACGGGCCGGGTTCTTGGGTTTGTTTTCAGCGGGTCGGAGTCTTGTCTCTCGGGCTTTGTTTGCTGGGGGAACAACACCGCATTGTTCGGGAGCACGTTGTTTAATATCTTTGTAGCGTAGGCAGTTTCCGCGAAAAACAGTCCTGCAAAGATTTATATACACGAGAACCAAATCCTTAAATACCCGTTGAGATAAAACACAGCTGAAATCGACCCGTTAATAAGTAAACGGGTCAGAAAAAATATACCTTGGAAGATACTCCAAGCACTTTGGTATGCCACCAATGAGAAAATTATACGAAAAATCTGCGTATTTTAACGCTGATAAACGGCAAAAACCTTTTTTGTTCTGACTCGAGGCGTTAACTGGTCCGGGAATGGTCCCGTGCAGTTTATTTCTGTCGAGCCGAAGATCTTGAAGGTTTTGAAGATTACCGAGTTTGAAAGGTAATTTGCCCACGAGCCCGTTTGATTCTAGATTTCTGTACCGATATAAATTTGTTATCAAATAGCACCAGTTTCATTAGTTGAAAGAAATCAAATAATGATATGACTTTGACTTACAATGTAATGATGTTGACCAGATTACCGATTTCAGAAGGAATCGGCCCGGTAAGCTCGTTGCTTCCCAAATCTAAGACCTTGAGGTACTTTAATGATCCGATTGATATAGGTATTGAACCAATGAGTTTGTTTCCATGTAAAATCCTACAAGAATGACATTTTGTTAATCGCTTATGTTGTCTTTATGACGTTTTCGAAAGTATTATGAGACGTCGATAGAAACATACAGTTCTTGCAAGGATGAGAGCTGAAAGAGCTCTTCAGCAATGAATCCCTTGATGGATGAACCAGAAATGTTACTGTAAAAAAAGTTTTAGAACCTTAATTAGCTTCCTAACAAGCATACAccacctatacatacatacatacatatatatatatatatataatatatatcaggATCATTTCAGAATCATAAAGATTTACAGAACttgcagaactcctaataaacaatctttttatttatatatttttatgtttaggataattttatcatttattatgtgtatttttacgattactataggtagaggatcctgtaaaaagtgctcaaagtgtaagaagtgtgagaagtgtattataacactatatataatattatataacaccatataaacaccgtataacaatatgtaacaccatataataccatataacactatgtaacactatatatcattatataaaaaatataacactatatgttatctgatagcatgtctatgatagatgtatagtgttatatttgttatataatgatatatagtgttacatagtgttatatggtattatatggtgttacatattgttatacggtgtttatatggtgttatatagtattatatatagtgttataatacacttcttacacttctcacactttaggccctttttacactatccttaccctacgattacatacatgttaagagtaattttataatt
It encodes:
- the LOC110896091 gene encoding probable LRR receptor-like serine/threonine-protein kinase At1g63430 — protein: MKQLILFQLLCVSLGLFLPAYEAAQSVEVHALNSFKEDIFEDPLLVLSNWNGLDSDPCDWLGVTCSANVVIKLNISGSSIKGFIAEELFQLSSLQELILHGNKLIGSIPISIGSLKYLKVLDLGSNELTGPIPSEIGNLVNIITLNLESNGLVGKLPFKLGNLQNLQDLRLDRNKLHGTIPGPVNASSQNKKGFCRLSALKYADFSYNFLIGGIPKCLEYLPRTVFRGNCLRYKDIKQRAPEQCGVVPPANKARETRLRPAENKPKNPARDSKPTWILAVEVVTGVIIGSLFLIAVFAVVLRYKSKPFVLNMWSKSTSYKDHTTVFIDSDMLKDVTKYSRQELEVACEDFSNIIGSSADSLVYKGIMKGGPEIAVISLCVKEEHWTGYLELYYQKEVIDLARLNHENTGKLLGYCIDSHPFTRMLVFEYASNGTLYEHLHYEEGCNLSWSRRMKIIIGIAKGLKYLHTEIEPPFTLSELNSSAVYLTEDFSPKLVDFESWKTIVSRSENNSRSISHEGDICVLPSSFEDRHLDVQGNIYSFGVLLLEIVSGRPSFCKDKGCLVDWAKDYIAKQDEMGSVVDPALKYFKEEDLKVICEVVSMCIHLRPRDQTSMKDLCAILESKIDTSSSSEMKATSLAWAELMLSP